The following are encoded together in the Ovis aries strain OAR_USU_Benz2616 breed Rambouillet chromosome 15, ARS-UI_Ramb_v3.0, whole genome shotgun sequence genome:
- the LOC114118259 gene encoding olfactory receptor 10A3, protein MYLFLLNLSVVEVGFSAVIMPEMLVVLSSEKTTITFAGCFSQMYFILLFGGTECFLLGAMAYDRFAAICHPLSYALIMNRRVFMKLIIFSWVSGIMVATVQTSWVFSFPFCGPSEINHLFCETPPVLELACADTFLFEIYAFTGTILIVMVPFLLILLSYIRILFAILKMPSTTGRQKAFSTCASHLTSVTLFYGTASMTYLQPKSGYSPETKKLMSLAYMLLTPLLNPLIYSLRNSEMKRVLLKVWRRKVDLHTF, encoded by the coding sequence ATGTACTTGTTTCTCCTGAACCTGTCTGTGGTGGAAGTGGGTTTCAGTGCGGTCATCATGCCTGAAATGCTGGTGGTCCTCTCCAGTGAAAAAACTACGATCACTTTTGCAGGCTGTTTTTCACAGatgtatttcattcttctttttggGGGGACTGAATGTTTTCTCCTGGGGGCAATGGCTTATGACCGATTTGCTGCAATCTGCCATCCTCTGAGCTATGCATTGATTATGAACAGAAGGGTTTTCATGAAATTAATTATATTCTCATGGGTCTCAGGGATCATGGTGGCTACTGTGCAGACCTCATGGGTTTTTAGTTTTCCCTTTTGTGGCCCTAGTGAAATTAATCATCTCTTCTGTGAGACTCCCCCAGTGTTAGAGCTTGCATGTGCAGATACCTTTTTGTTTGAGATCTACGCATTCACTGGCACCATTTTGATTGTTATGGTCCCTTTCTTGTTGATACTCTTGTCCTACATTCGAATTCTCTTTGCCATCCTGAAGATGCCATCAACCACTGGGAGGCAAAAGGCCTTTTCCACCTGTGCCTCCCATCTCACATCTGTTACCCTCTTCTATGGCACAGCCAGTATGACTTACTTACAACCCAAATCTGGCTACTCCCCAGAAACCAAGAAGCTGATGTCCTTGGCTTACATGTTGCTCACACCTCTGCTGAATCCACTGATCTATAGCTTGCGCAACAGTGAGATGAAAAGAGTTTTGTTGAAAGTATGGCGAAGAAAAGTGGATTTACATACATTCTGA